A single Anopheles funestus chromosome 2RL, idAnoFuneDA-416_04, whole genome shotgun sequence DNA region contains:
- the LOC125761888 gene encoding dihydrofolate reductase produces MSTKFSCIVAVCENRGIGIKGDLPWKLKQELKYFSRTTKKVDDAGKRNAVIMGRKTYFGVPESKRPLPDRLNIVLTRNASSHAFPPDVLVCGSLQEALVKLDTTNYGKDIENIWVVGGNSVYKEAMESNRCHRVYLTEIKKQFECDAFFPEMPKSFVLVDNDPDIPNDVQEENGIQYMYKIYENKH; encoded by the exons ATGTCTACAAAGTTCAGCTGCATTGTAGCAGTTTGCGAAAACCGCGGTATCGGTATCAAAGGAGATCTACCATGGaaattaaa GCAAGAACTGAAGTACTTTTCACGAACTACGAAGAAAGTGGACGATGCTGGCAAACGAAATGCAGTCATTATGGGAAGAAAAACTTATTTTGGTGTGCCTGAGAGTAAGCGACCATTACCTGATCGCTTAAATATAGTTCTAACGCGCAATGCCTCGTCGCATGCATTTCCTCCGGATGTGCTTGTTTGCGGTAGTCTCCAAGAAGCATTGGTTAAGCTTGATACGACGAACTATGGCAAGGATATCGAAAACATTTGGGTTGTTGGCGGTAACAGCGTGTACAAAGAAGCCATGGAATCCAATCGTTGCCATCGTGTCTATTTGACGGAAATCAAAAAACAGTTCGAATGTGATGCGTTCTTCCCAGAAATGCCCAAATCGTTTGTGCTTGTAGACAATGATCCTGATATTCCGAATGAtgtgcaagaagaaaacggAATCCAGTACATGTACAAGATTTATGAGAACAAACATTAA